TCTTTTTGGGATCTGAGCTTTTTTAGCTATTAATTATGGTTTTTTATGATAAAAGCATTTGTAAGCTTGGTTATTAAATAAATTTTTGAATCGTTTGCATAGAAAAAATCATCAACTAAACTTTTCAAATCCAAGTAGTTATCTAAAACTGGTTGGCGGTCAAATGTTTTGGAATGGATTCTGATGCTACCCTGTGTTTTGATTGGCTCAAATAAGAAATAATAGCGGGCAATAAATAAGCAAGTCATACCTGAAGAAATGATAAGGATATCTGCGCTTTCCCTTCACATTCTTCACCTTAGTTGTTATTAGCGGGCACAACATCATTATCAGGATAAATGCGAAATCACACTTGCTGTCCTGGGCTGCGAGTTTATCGGGTTATAAACAGTGAGGTGAGCGAAGGCAGGTAAAGGTGCCAGAAGTAAAGTAGTTTTGACATTTTTATCAGGGAAGTGAATAACTAGGGCATATTCAGCCCATAAGGATCCCCATGAGTTTATACCATCATCTTGATATATCAAATGCCGAAGAATTACTCCAACACGGCAATTTGGTTATTCCCAAAAAAGTACATAAAGATCAGGACTGGACACTGGAGCAGTTGCAGGAGCATTTACAGTGGGCGGTGGATATCGAGCTTTATACCATACCTTTTTATATGGCGGCCATGTATTCCATTAAAGACCAGGGGGCGGAAGCCCGGCGTTTGCTGCGCTCCGTGGTGAACCAGGAAATGCTGCATATGCAGTGCGCTGCCAATATTGCCAATGCCTATGACACCCAGCTGGTGATCCGGGCGCCAAGTTACGGCGGTACTGTGCCTCATTTGAATTTTGCCCTGGACACGCCCAACCCGACGGAAATCTTCACGCCCTACAGTACCGCCATCGGGCCTTTGGATGTGGAGCGCATCAACACCATGTGCATCATTGAATATCCCAACTGGGATGCCTGCAGCCGGGAAAATAACGGCACTACCGATGAATATGGCTCTATCGGTGAGTTTTACCAGGCGGTCAGCCAAGGGGCAAAAGTACTGGCGGAGTTTATTCAGGGCAATGTGCGCCAGGTGGGGCACTTCAGCGCCCTTTATCCTGAGGTGGAGTCTATGACCATTACCAAAGACGGTAAAGCGGGCTTGCCTCAGGTGGAGTCCCTGATCAACCTGATCGTCGATCAGGGGGAAGGCCTGGGCGAGAGAAAACAGTATGTGGCAAGCAAGTACCAGAACCGGATCGACGACCTGCAGCCCAGCTGGGATCACTTCGAGAAATTCAGCTACCTGCGGGAGCAGGCCTTGCCGGAGACCTATGCTCTGGGCTTTGGTAACGACCGTAGCCGGGAAGTGCAGCAAATATTGCTGAAACATTTCGGCGACTTCCTGGTGGCCATGAATACCGTGTTCCGCGGGGGAGAAGTGCCGGACTTTGCCGCCATCATGTACAAGGTCGGGGGCGCTATCGCCGCCTGTTGGGAAAACGGCGCCTTGCCGGTTTTCTCTAAAACCAGCACAACCACAGGAGCAAGATCATGAGCCAGTTTACCTTTAAGATTCATCCTTCCATCGGTATTGCCCGTGTTGGTAACAGTCCGGAATATTTTCTGGCGCCTGAGTCCATTGCCGCCATGCCCCAGCCGGGCAAAGCCAATGATCCCACCACGGGCGGGCTGCCGATAAGACCGGACACGGAAGATACTATTATTAAAAGCAGCGAACTCAGGGACAAAAACGGCGCCTTTAAGCGTCAGGCGGCGCGCTTTCGTATTTTTGCCTATCCCGAAAGCGGCACGAATACCTACCCGGCGCAGGGTGGGGAAGAAATCAGCATCGGCAGCATGGTAGATGGCCGTGAAGTGGCCGATATTATCTGGACCGTACATTTGGCCAATAAAAAAGCCAGCTGGTTTGCCAATGATGATGACCATGGCGTGGTGGCCTATGAAAACGGCAACACCCCGATCTTGCGTAATCTGCGCGAAGGTTTAGATCCCTATAATACCAGCCGCCTGCGTAAGCTGGTGATAGATGCCGGGCCTCGTGCCTTAAGGGGCGTCAATGCCAGTGCCTTTTTTGACAGCTGCTCCGAACCGAACCGGGGCCAGGGAGCCGAGATTATTGACGTGCCCGATTATCCCAAGTCTTTTCCCGGAATGCACTTTGACCAGCTGGAAGAGCCCCAGGGGCCGATCAATGCTTTGGGGGAAATGCACACAGATGACAAGGGAAGGTTAATCGTCGCCGGCGGACACGGCAAAAGCGCCGGCTGGCCGCTGGACAACAATGATGTTCCTGTGCCGATCAACGGTCCGGTCAATAATGACCAGTGGTTCGACGATACCGCCGACGGCCCGGTCAGCGCCACTTTGGTCTTTAAAGACGGCGGCACGCAGCAGGCTTTTGGCGCCTGGCTGGTGGCCACAGATCCCAGTTATGCGCCGCAAACCCTGAATGTAGTGTCCCTTTATGACGAGGCTTATGATATTTTTGTCCGCAAACTGGCGCTGGCGCCGGAAATCTACCGGGACGGCCATTTTACCAAGGATTACCGCCCGGCCTTTGACGATCATATCAAGCCTTTATTCAGGGCCACGGCGCAGCAGCTGTGGAATGCCTATCTGCCCAGTTTTGCCATTGAAGCCCATAAAGAAGTGGATGCCATCAGCGCCGACGATAACCCGGACGAAACCATTATGGCGGGGCTTGCCTATGTGCGCCGTCCTAACCCCGGCACCGAGGCCACCTGGAAAGGCCAGTCGATTGATGTCGGTGCGCCGCTGATGCCGCTGGCGCTGGGGGATTCCAGCGCCGCCGGCGGCAAGCCGTTTTTGACCCCGACCCTGAGCCAGTATCACTTTTTACATTGCTGGTCGAACAAGCAGTTTATCAAAGAGAACCCCAAGCCTCTGGGGGCCGGGGAATATCTTGACCGCGCCAGTTTGCAAAACTGCCTCGGAGGCCGCTTCAGCCCGGGCATAGACATGACCTGGATCATCCGCGAGACCAGCATGTATATTCAGGACTGGCAGCAGGGAGCCGGGCCGTTCCGCATCAAGCATAAGCGGCTGGATTACCAGCATACCCAGAGCCAGGGGCTGGGTCACAGGGAGCCGTTTCTGACCCTGGGCTGGATCCCCCGCCATGAAGAGGTGGAGAATCTTGGGCTGGAGCCGGGAGACGCCACTAAGTTTATGGCGCTGCCCTGGCATGCCGATTATAACTCCTGCGCCATTCACCAGACTTCGCCGAATAAACAGGACTCCCAGGCGCTGTTCTGGTCCTGGCCGGCCCAGCGTCCGGTAACTGTCTATCCGGCCGCCGACTATAACAGCGAAGACGGCGAACTGCCGGCGCAAAGGTATTCGGTGCGCGGCCCAGGCACTTATCCTGGGGTAAACAGTCCGGACGATAAGCATGATCTCGCCAATGCCGGGCGTTTCTGGGACTACCGGGAAATGCTTAACCACTGGCAGGATATTGGCGTCGTGGTCCAGGCAACGGTTATTGATGACGGCAAGAGCTATCCCGATGATGTCTATTTGGAAGTCGAAAGCCGGCTTGAAAACGGCCCGGAAGAACTGGCAGACCCCACTCCCTGGCCTTTGTTTGGCGGCAATGATACTGCTACCCGTAAAGATAAATGATCCCAAAGACTTATGATGTTGTGATCATAGGCGGCGGCCCGGCAGGTTGTGCCACCGCCATTGCCCTGCATAACCTGGGGATCACTAAGGTTTTAGTGGCCGAAGGCTGTGACTATTCCCGGATCCGCATCGGGGAAAGCATTCCCCCGAATACCCGGGGACTTTTTTCCCGCCTGGGGCTGTGGCAGGCATTTGCGGCAAAAAACCATCAGCGCTGTTTAGGCAGTTATTCCAGCTGGGGAAGTAATAACTTGGGCTTTAATGATTTTTTGTTTAATCCCAGGGGACATGGCTGGCACCTTGACCGTTTAGCTTTTGACCGTTTCCTGGCGGATGAAGTGAAATCGCGGGGCATTTCACTTTTATGCAAGAGCAGGTTCCGCCAGCTCAGTTGCGATCGGAAACAATACCCGATAAATATCACCCTGGATGTCGATAAGGCCGGGGCTAAGCAAGAGCTGCGTTGCCGCTTTATTGTCGACGCCAGCGGCCGCCCGGCTAAAGTTGCCCGCTGTATGGGGGCGAGCGTTAAAACGCAGGATAACCTGGTTTGTGTCGCCGGTTATTTTCATCAAAAACAGCTGGCGACCGATTTGCTGCTCAGGCATATGACCTTGCTCGAAGCAGTAGAGTCCGGCTGGTGGTACAGTGCCCATTTACCCGGGGAGCGTATCATCATTGCCTTTGCCAGTGACGGTGAAATTATCAGGGACATGCAGTTAAAACAACCGGCATCCTGGTGTCAGGCCCTGAAACAAACCCGGCATTTAAGCGCGGCACTGACGCCTGGCATAATGCCGTCAAGATTATACCACTGGGCGGCGCCTTCGGCCCTGCTCAACCCTCCGGCAGGCGCCGGCTGGCTGGCGGTGGGAGATGCCGCCAGCTGTTATGACCCCATCAGCTCGCAGGGCATCTACAAAGCCTTGCATACCGGGCTTGAGGCGGCACCGGCCATTGCCGCCTGGTTAAACGGCGACAGCCGGGAGCTGGAATTATACCGGCAAAATGTTGCCGAAACCTTTATCCGTTACCTTGAACAAAGGGCTTATTTTTATCAGCTGGAGCAGCGCTGGCCAGCTGCTGACTTTTGGCGAAAGCGCCAGTTGAATCTAAGCCCTTACCGGGGAGAAGTCGTTACTCCTGCGATGTGATTCGCCGTTAAAAAACCATGATTAGTTTGCACGGAAAAAATCCTCAACTAAACTTTTTAAATCCAAGTAGTTAATTCAAAACTATTTTTGGCGGTAAACGTTTTGGAAAGGATTCTGACGTTTTTCAGGCACTTAACTTCTTTTAAGCAACAGTAACTTAAAACCTGCTAGAGCCTGAAACAAATAATAAGGACACCAGCATTTCCTGATCGCTGGCGGCATTTGTAAACTCAATAGTGTCCACTCCTGATTGTTTGTCCCGTCCGGTTCCTGCCCGGTTCATTTCTCCGCTAATCAAGGCTATTAAATGATTAAGGAACCAAGATGGCTGACGTCGCTTATTTAGAAGATGAATTACACGGTTTATTACCTTTTGAGCAAGATGAAATTAGCCAGGCATACCTGGATTGTCTGAAATCGGGCTTACCTAAGGGCAATACCACAGGCAAAAATGTGCTTGTGGTCGGCTGCGGTATTGCCGGTATGGTATCTGCCGCCCTGTTGCGCCGGGCCGGACATACGGTCACTATCGTCGAAGCCAATATGCGCATCGGCGGCCGCATCAAAACCTTCCGTAACACCCCGGAAAAACAATATTTTGAAGACGGTAACTTAACCGGTGAAGCCGGGGCGATGCGTATTCCCGACATGCACAAGCTGGTGCAATACCTGATTGACTATACCGGGGTGGAAAAACAACTGTTCCTTAATAAAACCGTATCCCAAAAAGATGCGACCTCAGTAAAAATCAAGACACCCGACAGGGACAAACAGGGCAACATAGTGTTACCCGAAGCCACGGGAAAGAACCTGCTGCATGTCAACTACCGCCATGTGCTGCGCCGCGATTATGAAGATAAAAATGCCGATGTTGATAAGCTGCTCAATTATAACCTGCAAGGGGACGAGAATAAGCAGGCGGGGATTTTGCTGAACGCCGCCATTGACGAATTGCGCCGTCAGGTGGCAGAAGATCCGAAAACCGCCTGGCCGAAAATCATTGCCAAATACAGTGAATATTCAATGCGGCGTTTTATTAAGGAGCAAAATCCCGAGCTTTCCGAAAATGCCATTGAAATGATCGGTGTGCTGGAAAACCTGGAATCCAGGATGCCGTATTCTTTTATCCAGAGTTTTATCGAGCTGGCGATCATCACCCCGGAGACGCCGTTCTGGTTAATTAACGGCGGCACGGACAAGTTTACCCAGGCTTATTTTGACAAGGAAAAACTACAGGAAGTGACCTTTTTAAATCAAACCTTAGTGGACTTGTATAAGGAAGGCGACAAGGTGCGCATCAATACCATAGTGTCAGAAGAGCTTGCCGGGCGGCTGGATCAGGATACCGCCATCTCAGAAATGCTGGCGGGACGCGAATGGGATGAAGCCATAGTGACCATACCTTTTTCCAGTTTCCGTATGGTGCATGTCTGGCCCGAGCTCAGCCAGCATAAACGCAAAGCGATCCGTGAACTGCATTACGATGCCGCCACTAAGGTGCTGCTGGAGTTTCGCGAGCGCTTTTGGGAAACCCAAAACGATATTTACGGCGGCGGCTCGGTTACCGACCTGCCGAACCGCTTTATGTACTACCCCAGCGAGCGTATGGGGTCGGTGAAAGGCGGGGTGATGCTCTCCAGCTATTCCTGGGCGGACGATGCCCGCAAGTGGGACTCTATGCCCGAATATGAGCGTTTTTGTTATGCCCTGGAAAATGTCGCCATCACTCATGCCATACACGCACCGGACGCCAGTTATGAAGAGCGGCTTGAGGCGCAGCAGAAAATCAAAGATCTCTGCGTTTTCAAACCGGAAAAATACCAGGAGAATCAGGAAAATATTGTCGGCGCCGCCACCGTCAGCTGGATGAATAATCCTTATGCCTTTGGCGAAGCGGCCATTTTTTATCCCGGGCAGCTGGCCTTGCTGCACAAGGCCATTATCAGTTCAGAGTGGACGGTAAGCCAGAATGAGCGGCAAATACTACATTTTGCCGGGGAACATGCCTCGTTAAAACATGCCTGGATTGAAGGGGCGATAGAGTCTGCGGTCAATGCGGCCTTGCTGGTCAATGAAAACCAGCTGCCGACCTTGAGCCGCCCTTAAGGGCAGATACCGGGATTGCAAAAATACAGGAGAGAGAGATGACACGTATTCCATATCTGGATAACGAAATAGGCCTTGACGGTGAAGCGCTGCAGGTATCTGAGTATATTAAGGCGAGCAGGGGCAATGTGATTGGGGTTTTTGCTTTATTGCTTAACAGCCCCAAGGTGGCCAAACTGGTGGCGGATCTCGGGGCCTATCTACGCTTTGATTCTATCTTGCC
This genomic window from Thalassomonas viridans contains:
- a CDS encoding NAD(P)/FAD-dependent oxidoreductase codes for the protein MIPKTYDVVIIGGGPAGCATAIALHNLGITKVLVAEGCDYSRIRIGESIPPNTRGLFSRLGLWQAFAAKNHQRCLGSYSSWGSNNLGFNDFLFNPRGHGWHLDRLAFDRFLADEVKSRGISLLCKSRFRQLSCDRKQYPINITLDVDKAGAKQELRCRFIVDASGRPAKVARCMGASVKTQDNLVCVAGYFHQKQLATDLLLRHMTLLEAVESGWWYSAHLPGERIIIAFASDGEIIRDMQLKQPASWCQALKQTRHLSAALTPGIMPSRLYHWAAPSALLNPPAGAGWLAVGDAASCYDPISSQGIYKALHTGLEAAPAIAAWLNGDSRELELYRQNVAETFIRYLEQRAYFYQLEQRWPAADFWRKRQLNLSPYRGEVVTPAM
- a CDS encoding ferritin-like domain-containing protein — translated: MSLYHHLDISNAEELLQHGNLVIPKKVHKDQDWTLEQLQEHLQWAVDIELYTIPFYMAAMYSIKDQGAEARRLLRSVVNQEMLHMQCAANIANAYDTQLVIRAPSYGGTVPHLNFALDTPNPTEIFTPYSTAIGPLDVERINTMCIIEYPNWDACSRENNGTTDEYGSIGEFYQAVSQGAKVLAEFIQGNVRQVGHFSALYPEVESMTITKDGKAGLPQVESLINLIVDQGEGLGERKQYVASKYQNRIDDLQPSWDHFEKFSYLREQALPETYALGFGNDRSREVQQILLKHFGDFLVAMNTVFRGGEVPDFAAIMYKVGGAIAACWENGALPVFSKTSTTTGARS
- a CDS encoding LodA/GoxA family CTQ-dependent oxidase — protein: MSQFTFKIHPSIGIARVGNSPEYFLAPESIAAMPQPGKANDPTTGGLPIRPDTEDTIIKSSELRDKNGAFKRQAARFRIFAYPESGTNTYPAQGGEEISIGSMVDGREVADIIWTVHLANKKASWFANDDDHGVVAYENGNTPILRNLREGLDPYNTSRLRKLVIDAGPRALRGVNASAFFDSCSEPNRGQGAEIIDVPDYPKSFPGMHFDQLEEPQGPINALGEMHTDDKGRLIVAGGHGKSAGWPLDNNDVPVPINGPVNNDQWFDDTADGPVSATLVFKDGGTQQAFGAWLVATDPSYAPQTLNVVSLYDEAYDIFVRKLALAPEIYRDGHFTKDYRPAFDDHIKPLFRATAQQLWNAYLPSFAIEAHKEVDAISADDNPDETIMAGLAYVRRPNPGTEATWKGQSIDVGAPLMPLALGDSSAAGGKPFLTPTLSQYHFLHCWSNKQFIKENPKPLGAGEYLDRASLQNCLGGRFSPGIDMTWIIRETSMYIQDWQQGAGPFRIKHKRLDYQHTQSQGLGHREPFLTLGWIPRHEEVENLGLEPGDATKFMALPWHADYNSCAIHQTSPNKQDSQALFWSWPAQRPVTVYPAADYNSEDGELPAQRYSVRGPGTYPGVNSPDDKHDLANAGRFWDYREMLNHWQDIGVVVQATVIDDGKSYPDDVYLEVESRLENGPEELADPTPWPLFGGNDTATRKDK
- a CDS encoding flavin monoamine oxidase family protein; this encodes MADVAYLEDELHGLLPFEQDEISQAYLDCLKSGLPKGNTTGKNVLVVGCGIAGMVSAALLRRAGHTVTIVEANMRIGGRIKTFRNTPEKQYFEDGNLTGEAGAMRIPDMHKLVQYLIDYTGVEKQLFLNKTVSQKDATSVKIKTPDRDKQGNIVLPEATGKNLLHVNYRHVLRRDYEDKNADVDKLLNYNLQGDENKQAGILLNAAIDELRRQVAEDPKTAWPKIIAKYSEYSMRRFIKEQNPELSENAIEMIGVLENLESRMPYSFIQSFIELAIITPETPFWLINGGTDKFTQAYFDKEKLQEVTFLNQTLVDLYKEGDKVRINTIVSEELAGRLDQDTAISEMLAGREWDEAIVTIPFSSFRMVHVWPELSQHKRKAIRELHYDAATKVLLEFRERFWETQNDIYGGGSVTDLPNRFMYYPSERMGSVKGGVMLSSYSWADDARKWDSMPEYERFCYALENVAITHAIHAPDASYEERLEAQQKIKDLCVFKPEKYQENQENIVGAATVSWMNNPYAFGEAAIFYPGQLALLHKAIISSEWTVSQNERQILHFAGEHASLKHAWIEGAIESAVNAALLVNENQLPTLSRP